From Quercus lobata isolate SW786 chromosome 11, ValleyOak3.0 Primary Assembly, whole genome shotgun sequence:
GTGTTTGGGTGGCAAGCTTGTCAGGAAATCCTCCCAACCCGGGTGAATCTAGCCAAAAGAAGAATTATCCCTGATAACTTATGTCACTGCTGTAGAAGCTGTCCTGAAATAGGAGTGCATGCACTATGGGAGTGTGGTGCTGCCCAAAGCGTGTGGGCGGGGTGCTTGGctagaattcaaaaaattcctAATGACCAACGTGACACCTTGTAGCTGTTTGAAGAGCTTATGGATAGACTTTCATGGCCGGAGTTTGAGCTATTTCTCGTACAGGCTTGGCTTATATGGAATCAAAGAAATACAGTGGTTCATGGTGGGGCTTTTAAGGAACCGAGTTGGCTTAACAAAAGAGCAACTGAGTTCTTGGACGAGTTTCATAACTCTCAAGTGCAGCTGTCTACTTCAACTCCCACGGTGTCAAGAAACAGTTGGCAACCTCCTCCAGTTTCTGTCTATAAAGTAAACTTTGATGCCGCCATTTTTTCAGAGTTGAACTATTCAGGTTTTGGTGCAATTATCCGGAACGATAAAGGGGAGGTGATGGCAGCTATGTCTATCAAAGGACCACCTGTTACCTGTAGCGAAGAGGCAGAAGTTCTTGCTTGCAGGAAGGCGCTGGAGTTCACAGTGGATGCAAGCTTCTCAAACGTGATGCTTGAAGGGGACAATGAAACTGTTATGCGGACTATTTCCTCTTCGTCTAAGAACCACTCCTGGCTGGGTAATATTTATGATGATATTAAATGGCTTATGCGTGGGTTGCAAGTGCTTTCTATTAACAGTGTAAAGAGGGGGGGTAATGAGGTAGCTAATATACTAGCTAGACATGCTAAGAATACTGTTGATGGGATGTTTTGGTTAGAAGACTCCCCTCCCCCAGCTGTAGCTGCTTTGTACTTTGACTCTATTCATATTAATGCATAATACATCACTGAGGtgactttcaaaaaaaaaaaaaaaaaagtagtaatgAATAAAAAGGTCAGATAGAGACCTCTTAGTGTAGAatatacatatttattaaaatcgGTTCAAGGAAATTTAATCAaacctaaattaaaatttatttactattaggTTGCTTTATTTGAAAAGATAGTATATTCTAATTGGATATAACTATAAATGGAGACATCAAGGATTTCAATCCTCCCTCTTCTGTATAACCatcgaattaaaaaaacaaaaaaacttcaaaacatGTGGTACTATTAGAGAAGACTTTAATCCTGATAGCAAGAAGTCTTTGATTAgtgtttgtaaaataaatttagaCGTTGATTAGTGGTCCCACTATCGACTAGCATGACTTTTGAGCTATATAATTGTTTGATGATATACAACTACTCTTTTCAAGTCATTGATTCTCTAAATTCATTCAAACTTGAAAACATGTGTTATGGGAGAATATACTTCAAAACTCGTGCCTAGATTTTTATAGCTCAATTAGTTGACACTTTCTAGTATCTTCATGATTCAAAGCCTTCTCCTTTGTTATAACTATGGAATTATCCAATAGACTTCAAAACATGTGAATCTGTTAGAAGACTTTAATCCTAATTATATTGAATGAGTCTTTGGTTAGTGTTTAGAAATTCAATTTAGACTTGGAAAGTAATGGCATCATGGTCCAACTATTAACTAGCATGACTTTTGGACTATATAACTATTTGCTAAAGATtcatgctagatttttttttttttccctttcttggaGAGTTATAACCTATGGCGtctgctcctgatgatagctctttatcattagactaagacaccaattgatttttggtgtagatagggattgaaccccagatctcttattcaaccatcaaaggttttactagttgaactaactggaacccacgaTTCATGCTAGATTGAACTAAGAGAAATTGCGTTAATTATCTTGGTAAGTTTCAAATTAgtgttttaataaaatatctATGCGGAGCCATACACAATACTTTCTTTGAAGGGAGGAAACTAACACTaatcttttttcctctttttttttatttttatttttttaatttttttttttttttttgagaaaagaaactaACACTAATCTCATTCTTCTTCCAACGTTTTTTCGTAATGAATTAATTTCTAACCGATTCAACCCAGGGGGAGAACATAACCATGGTTATTAACCACAACACAATTCTAATCCTTAGTATTAGCGTATTTTATGGGTTGGGCTTTTCTTTAGCTTCTTGGCTCTCATTATCTTAGAAAAGACTTTAACCCagtaaaatgtttcaaaaagtCTTTGGCCCATGACATGGAAAATTAAGGTCTTGTGGGTCACTCGAATAACTAGTGTGAATTGTGGTCTATGGAACTGTTGTCACTTGTCAAAGGCATGGAAAATTTAATCTCTTGTGGGTtacaacattattattattattattattattactactacTACTGGATGGgttactctatttttttaatttaaagaacTAGTTTTGAAAGTGAAAATAATCAGATTATCTGGCTCagaattttaaaactaaaaactccTTATAAACACAAGTATCATAATAATCCCATATACTTTAGATCTAGATTCATTCAtatcttcttctaaaaaaaaaaattcactcatattgatactttatttatttatttatttatttatttttttttttgagaaactcatGTTGATACCTATAGTGGATATATTTGTCTCTGTCTATCTAGGACCATCagcttataaaaataattaaccTATGACATTTAcgctatacattttttttttgggggggtaaaaaattaatgctagACATTTAGCACATTGTAAAGGACCCACCCACCCAGCAAATAAGAAATAAGGCATCCTCTTGGCATAATTGTTGAATTTCTCAGTTCTCATTTGATATATGGTGCAGCTTGTGGAGGATGTTCAAAACCTCCTGGTTTCCCACAATtgtattttactaaaatttagtttGGCCTAGAAATACAAGCACTTCGGAAGACATCCTTAATTCGTTTAAGGtatgaatttgatttttttttttttttttaagttgaattaataaaatttcaattccaaGTGCAGTGACACCCattgaaaaatcttttttttttttttttagttggcgCCTTAACCATATTGTTgacaacaaaatttaataatatcaAGTATATCCAAATCTTAgtacttgcatttttttttttaaataaccacaTTTTAAATCTCtcatttaaaaatactaaactcatttagttataatatatgtaaatCGTTTAAATAATCACACACAGTACtgacacacacatacataataTATGTAAATCGTTTAAATAAACTCATTTGTTAATTGAAAATACTGAGATCGAACCCTGAAAATGCACTCACCATAAGGTTGGAGATTCCATTATAACAAAGGACATTGTTAATGACTATGAATGAATTTATCATTATACTTCAAGCACGAATGACAAGCTAGATGTCGCTTTAAAGTTagacatttttttctttttttcttttttgaggtgCTTAAAGTTAGACATTTCAATCAATTATTGCTAACTTTTTAATAACAAACCATTAATATTTGAGTAATGCTAATGAAATAAAgaatcaaataaagaaagagatgttTGTATTTAAAAGAGGTTGGGTGCGTACGGATGTTGAAGATTAGTGGAATtatatttcatatataataaCAGGATTTTGTAAATTGATGCCTCAAGGAAATTAGTTTAGAAAATGAtgaagtttaactacaaaactcattgtagcctaaggctacaaaaCTAATtgtagttttgaaaatttaaccgttgaatTTCAAGTGCAGTGACACTCATTAGAAAATCTAACAGTTAAATTTCAAGTATAGTCATGATCAACAACAAGTAATAAAAGTTGAATTCCAAGTGCAGTGACACccattggaatttttttttagaaacacacCCATTGGAGAATCAAAACGCCATCTCTAATACTATCTTGCCAGACAGTCAAGTTAACGATTCTATCTAATGCCTTGTAAAATCTTGCTgtttgtgttttaaattttaatagtctttcagttcatcaaaaaaatggGGAAGGTCCAATTTGGTGTTGCATTTTCAATTTCATGTATACAAGCCAACATCATACTCAATTTCCAtttggtagaaaaaaaaaaggggagggggGATTACTTATGACTGActatttttcaatgaaatatactttaaaaaaaaaaagataaactagaataaataaaaaatcatttcattgtttgttttttcctctttcctttcGTAATGGAAAAAGTGCAAAATGATTTGGCTTTGCATAGCTGTGAACTTTTTATAGTGTTGAGAGTATACAAAAACAGAGAGTCAGATTCAATtttgatgttatttttcattggTTGTGCTAAGGAAATTGGTGAGACTTGTGTATTCCAAAAccaatattgttttaatttactTATTGGAATGTGCTTagtaaaaatcaattattttctttaacaatgatttttttttttttttaagtcatgctagaaatattacaaattttattatagtacATTTACAAACTGTATAACCAatcactaaaaaataattttgatattcATTATTTGTTGACGTTTAACTTGCAAAGACTTGGGAAGCATATTTTTCTACAAGGTCCGTCTACTATTACTTACCCTGAATTTGGACTATAGAATTGTTTGTTCAGATTGTTGAGTCATTGCAAATTAAACGTGTAGCAAGCAATCATTAAACGTGTAGCAATCATATTTTTTGGGCGTCTAAATTAACCATGCTAGATTGAAAGTGTAAAAATGGTATTTATCAAGAACTGTTTAATgttatctatttctttttgctCAAATcattttgttaggacatatgtggtacttgttagaacatatgttattgtaaattggctaatcctttgacaaaacgcacttttcTTGTacttgggtagatctaggatggtttagtacttcaaggaacaagagttcaagcctattattgaagccatgcaaatctgttcaaaaaacaagtgaagaagtgttgttcattaaaactcgatagatagctcgacagataatatctattgaggtttaataAGAATTCTTGACAGCTCTCAATAGAagttgtatctatcgagaattacgaaattcagatttccaaattttttttttcatgcatatccaagttatttgtgcagggtttcttttctcacaatcctaaacatatataaggattattttaagggccctCAAAGGTGATGCAAGGttatgcaacttgatgcaaagtcattgtacatgcaaattgtgaccggagacaattgccctagttcatcatattcattGTAGAAGCTACTGTGTCTTTGCATCGACagttttgtaaccaatgagcttcttgatcttcatcgtctggatgaactgaagaactttgtggctaacatctttctcaaagtcagtgtgttagtcacatacttggatcTGTgtatcgattggttagtcacgtactgggagctgtgcattgaaatgagagattgtcactacattacaagtccaattgtgtattggggtaagggttcaattgtaggttggtattaggtactgggatttcttttacttgtaaccatttgttttgataatagtggattttgagtagtgaccttaaattcacccgatgaggttttgccttggtggttttctccattcgtaaacaaatcacctatgtcaaatt
This genomic window contains:
- the LOC115966980 gene encoding uncharacterized protein LOC115966980 is translated as MDRLSWPEFELFLVQAWLIWNQRNTVVHGGAFKEPSWLNKRATEFLDEFHNSQVQLSTSTPTVSRNSWQPPPVSVYKVNFDAAIFSELNYSGFGAIIRNDKGEVMAAMSIKGPPVTCSEEAEVLACRKALEFTVDASFSNVMLEGDNETVMRTISSSSKNHSWLGNIYDDIKWLMRGLQVLSINSVKRGGNEVANILARHAKNTVDGMFWLEDSPPPAVAALYFDSIHINA